The genomic segment GTTTAAATATCAGTTTCTGTCTTATTGTGCTGCATTGcaatgtgaaaaataaaaataaagaaaaagcatgtAATATATAGTCACTTGTATGAATGCATAATGCAGTGTTGCATATACAAAGTAGTTTGACAATATTAAGCATGGTAAAAGAATCGCATGCAAAGTCCAACCTCTGTGTATTGGCTGTACGAGTTTGTGCCTATTAAGGATGGTTATAGTTTTTTACACGCGGAGAGAAAGTTGTGCGAGATGTGCTGCACAAGTATACTGCTGGCATGACACTAATGCTACGTGGCATGACACTAATGCTACATGGTTGGCTACATTTTGCCTACAAGTGTGGTCATCCTTTATTGATTGCCAGCTGTAGCAGTTTAGTTCCATCACATCTGTGATGCATTATTCACATTGCCTTCTTGTGCTCCCTGTGACTCTGCAGGTTCCATGCCATCAGGGTCCCTGGAGCAGGATCAGTTGCTCGTTTCAGTGCAAGGCCGGCTGCATTTGTGCCAGCTATGTGCTTACAAGACTAACGACAAGACGTACATGATGGAACACTTGCGCACACACACAGGCGAGCGCCCCTTCAAGTGCCACCTCTGCCCGAACACGTTCGCTCGGAGGTGCAACCTGAAACGGCATGTGCGGAGCCACACAGGCGAACGTTGCTACCAGTGCCGCCTGTGCCCTGAGACGTTCGCTGACAGTACCACCCTCAAGCGGCATGGGCTCTGTCACACCGGAGAACGACCCTTTTGCTGTGTCCACTGCAGTGCATCCTTTTCGCGGCGAGGAAACCTCAACATCCACATGTCCTGTCACGCAGGGAAGGAGCCATAACGAAAAGCGGCAGACAGATTTCGTcttttatttgctgatgattcaATTTTTGATGGCAGAAGGTGATTATGAACTGCATTGAGAGGGTTTCGGCACTCTCAATCACAGCGTTTCTTGTAGTATTACATACAGGGACGTGCAGATGTTGCTAAAAGTGTTTGAAAAGGTATCTTGCGCTTACGTTTCAGTGTTCTTGCTTGAATTTTGCAGAAAGATGACATATTGGAGTCCACATTATTCAGTGTAACACTTTTCAGAGTTACTTGCCTGTTCTTTAAAGAAAAGCTTATAGGCTGCTTTCGTCTGTGAGAAAAATGAGTGATGCAAAGATGGTACTAGTGCAAGTTATCGAAGCAGCTGTTCTGTCAGGGTTTCTGCGTGTTCGAGTGGAGCGAGCAATATGTGGTTTCCAGGATGTGAAGTGTGTTTGGCTGCAAAATCAGCAAATCCAAATGGACGCATAGTCATGCTATTCTCAATTGTCGGTAATGGATGATAATTCCATTATAACTGTGTGTTGCCTACTCCACTCGAACATGCATGGCATGGGCGCTGTCACACTGGAGAGCGTCCCTTTCCTTGTGTGCATTGCAATGCATCCTTTTCGCGCAAGAGAAACCTCTCCAGTCACATGTCCTGTCACACAGGGAAGAAGCCGTAACAATCGGAGGTGgacggctttttcttttttgtagatcAACTTATGAATAAATTTTTAATGGCAGATGGTGATTTATGAACTGCATTGAAAGGTTTCCCGCTTCCTCAGTCATGGAGCTTTTTGCAATATTACATACAGGGATGTGCATATTTCACTTAAAGTGTTCGAAAAATGATTTTGGGCTtactgctgcactgttcttgctcaaattccACAGAAAGATTGCATTTTGAAGTCTACATCATTcggtgtaacacttggcacagttacttggctgttttttgaagaaaaaaatgataaactGCTTTAGCCTGTGATGAAAATGGATGCTGCAAAGACGGTGCTAGCGCAAACTTGTGTCTCTGCCTGctggcagctgcagaaagcagccatTCAGGGAGGGTCGCTGCATGCCTCAGGGGACTGAGCAACACATAACTCTGTTGTCGACTCACAAGTAACTGTTCCAAGTGTTACACTGAGTGATGTAGACTCCAAAAGGCAATATTTCTGAGAAATTCGAGCAAGTATAGTGCAGaagcgcaaaatattttttcgaaCACGTCAAGCGAAATATGCGCATCCCTGTAAATGGAAATTGACTCCATCATTTATGAAATTTCATAAAGAGTCTCTTTATGTGACTTCACAGCTGTGCCAGCATATTGAAGATTTGGCTTGCTTTTAATGGGTTGACCTAAAATGTGTTCATGACTGTAAAGATATATATTTCTTGAAATTGGTCATTATATAAAAAGTTAGCAAAGAGAACAGGAATGTCCACTTGAAACCAGGCTGTAGTAAGTAGAAGAATAGGCCAAATTTCTTGTCTTTCCTGCAAATTCACGGACAGATTGATGACATAGTTTTCATTCAATATAGTTCTGCATTCCAGTTAATGTGTTTATGTATTGATAGCAAGGTCTTATTTATTAGTACAGGAATGCATGTTAGGTATGCTAGACAGCAAGACATGTTACCCAATGTTCTAGTACAGACAGTACTCCCAGATGAAATGTTCTCAAGCTATTCTCAAGCTGGAATGCATAGCTTAAGTGGAACTTGTTCATTATCTTAGAATGTCCTATACAGGACTTATAGTTAAGCATTAGCAAACCCCATAACCCTGTTTTTCATCGGGACACCATGGCAATGACGTAATCAAGCTGGCACTGGAACTCTTGAGAAGCCAACGGTGATGTTTAATGGCGTCGTGTGTGGATATCAACTCGAGCTGGTATTAGGTCTTCAAATGGTGTTAGTGGGTGTTGCCTCTGGCCAGAACCAGCTGCTGAGATATCCAGATATGCCAACTGGTGAACAAGGTGTCGTGGAGGCTTATTGGTGTCAGCACCTTAATTAAGTTCAGCACTTCAATTAAATTAGGAGATAGATAGATCCTACCCTTTGTGTAACACACCACACTTACATGTCACTCGGAGCTgctcagagagagaaaaaaaaaacatggaaaactAAGAATCCATCAGCCCCGCGCAGTGATCACTGTGAAGACTGAGGTTCAGCATTGGTTCTATAAGCATTCGTTCAGTCATATGACTGGCATTCACAGGCCGAGGTGAACTGTGTGCCTGTCACTGACTCAAGGGTGCATGCAATCTTGCTAGAATTTTTCCCCCTCAGTTTGACTTACCTAATTGCATTTGCTTTCCTTCTATATAGGGAGAATTTGACCTGCTAATAGCACATATTTTCTGAGCAAGAAAACAACCATCTTATAATTTTTCTTTCCACTTTACTTTTTGCATCCATTGTCAAAATTTGTGATGTACCCTTACTGAGGCCAAAGGCTTGGCTTAGGACTACAATTATTTTGCGGCTGCCAGCTAACCTGCCATATAGTAGGCACAGCTTGAGGCTGGAAGGCACTTGTGGGATGCAATTTTGTGTAGTGCACTTGACGGAGTTGACATATCTCTGTGGCAAAGCACTTGGCTGGCATGCAGTGAACCAAGGTTGTAATCGTGGTGTAGTTTGTCATCTTTTTTAAGTGCAAAAAGCATATTGGATAACCTACCTCACGTTGATCTTTCTACGTACTCTGGATACAATGATCGCATAAAACGAATGAAGAAAATCCAGCCCCTGCGAGAAATTGAACCCGAGCTTGCAGCTTGGTAAACTTAAAGTTAACCTTGGCACCACATCAAGAGTTGAGAAGGTGTGTGGAATACCTGCTACACTACAGCTTAAGTGCACCACCACTATTTTGCTGTCACAATATTGCCGTGCCTGTGCGGCTCATGCACGGTGGGTTAGAAGGGCGCCAGAGATGCGCAGTGCTTGTGGCTACAAAATCAAAAAATTCAAATGGACTCACAGTCATGCTCTGCTCAATCACCTGTAATGAATGATAAATAAGGTATGTCTGCTATGCAAATTCTCTTGTAAAACTAAGACAATCATTGCGTATGTGTTGTGCTGGAATTGTGATGCCAGAATTTCTTTTGCAATGGCCAAGTAGACTTGATTCTTTCAATACGTGATTGAGAATGTTGCAGTATGGATGCTCATGAGCTCGACCTATGGAAAGCGCCTcaatagagaaagaaaatatatttatatttattgctGTAGAACTAGAGGGCCAGGTTACATGCAAGTAACTCTACTATGCAAGTACACATGAGATGTACTAGTCATGTGTACGCATGTGGACCATACATTGTTGGGGGTGACACTAGATTTGAGCGCATGTGCTTGCAGCTTACATTTAGAATAAACGCCTGAAGAGTAATTTTTGTTTGATGGTTGTCTGCCTAAAATGTCTTGTAAACAACTTTTTTTGTGGAGTGAAATGAATGTTTAGCTTATATAGGTTTTAATACTATCAGGATGTTTCTCCCCAGTAGCCTTGTAGATGTCACTTAACATACTGCAGCTGTATTGGACCATGACCTCGGGTATATGGGTATTTCATACATTTTGTGGGTATAGCCAGGCTTGCAGTTTATACATCGATTCCAGCTGTGCGTTTTATAAGTGGTGCTTGCAGACCTCGTGCTATCACACATAACGCAGTTACACAGTGTCCTGCATTGTACTACAGCTGGATATTTGACATAATAAGATTCCATTGAATtatactttcttttttccaatCTCAGAAAGTCTGTTGATGTAGTTGTCcataagaagggggggggggggggcattttctAGATGCCTCtcagaacctttttttttttaccagtgatCCCTAAGCAACAAATAGCAGGTGATGTAAAGATTAGAGCACTACACAGACGTGGGCCAGGTAAAGCAATTTCTGACAGGCCTGGACCTCGTGCCCTTAGGCCTGGGCCACGCTTGTGCCTAAAGCTGTGTGCCACTTAAGTGCCCAGGTCGGGCCTTCAAGACCGATGGGAGCTCTGCCTAGATCCAAGGCATTCCTTGTGAGGCTGAAGTGACAATTAGGGAGAACTTCCTCTTAATTACCTAAACAAACAAGAACCGAGCATTTCCAATTTGCTTTTATTGGAAGCTTTTAAAAGAGAGTTCAAATTATTTTTGTTCCTACGAAAAGAAACTTctcacaaacaaaaaaataatgctAAAGACTGCTCTTAAGACGGTTTGACTGTTACCACTTTCCTGACTGCACTGCTTTATTGCTCTGGATACCACTATTGATTGCATTTGAGTCATGTtaccttttttcttttattgcaccaCATTGATGATGCCTTTAATGTCGCATTCACAATGTTCTTCGTGGGCCTTAAATTTATACCTTAGAAGTGGGTTTAGCAGGGTTTGTGTGGCCTTCATTCATCCCACCATCATTGCTTTTGtgcctaagttagaatatgcacgTTTGAACTTTCAGCTGCTTTTATACCTAACATAACTTAAAGCATTTTCTTGCTTAGGGAACTGTTTACAAAAGCTGTTTTATTGCCATTGCAGTTAGGCCACTATTAGCCCCTAGAATgacctacaggggcgctgcgagcgttACATAGCGGCATAGACTCGCGCCTGTCATCTGCTACAGTGCGGGCAGAGTCCACACGCTTCGTGCAGAGTTTCCGTTTAGTCACGCTTGTTCTCCATGCTAGCATGTTTATGACAGTACTCTCAAATGTATTTTTGTAATTTCTTCATTCTTGAAAATTTATTCGAAGAGCTTATTCATATACAACAATAAATTTCTCAAAGGCAAGGCCACAGTGCCAGCTGATGTAACTCAATGCAGCTCATTGCTGGTTTTTCAGGCGCAGTTCTACACTCTGCAATTCATCTCAGTAATGAAAGTATAGGATAGAACAATCAAGTTAAGTGACCATACTTGCCGTGATGCAACAAGCATGTAAGAAACGCTGGCTATTTATGACtcatacaaaatttattttgacCTGAACCTACCAATATACTTGCTTGTTTGCTCATGACAGGTAATTCATTGTAAAATATTGTATTTTTTGAGTTTGTCACAAAAATGTTTGGCAGTAGCACGATGACTCAATTAACACTGTAGTCAACATTCCGCCGGTACTGTTTACTTTTTCAACTGCTTCTCAAAATGAGGCCATTCTTGGCTGGTTAATTTTAAGCATTGGTAATTTGACGCAAAGCTGACTGAGCCTTTCAGCTACTTTCAGTGCACAAAAAGACATGGACAAAAATCCTCTTTTcagtgctacacgttcaactcagtTCAGCCACTTTCAgatgcttgttgcttgaggaagaATTATGATGGATCCCTTTAGCGACATTGACACAACTGCTTGGCCCAAATTTTTGGGTGGAATATGCCTTCTGGATGATATGGCTGCAACCAGCCAAAAGGGAAAGcctcattcattagtagtatgggacacaTTGAAGATATCATCATTCGGCAAAGACGGTGAATAATGAAGTGAATTCATATAAGGATTGTGGTGTCTCGTGCTTGCTGAGGCTTTGCAGGTTCCTTGCTGTCGGGGTCCCTGGAGCAATACCAGCCACTCGTGTTCGTGCATGGCAGGCTGCATTCCTGTAGGCTGTGCTCTTTCAAGACTGAGGAGAAGGCCGACATgaaaaaacacctgtgtacacACACGGGCGAGGACCCCTACCAGTGCCATCTTTGTCCGAACGCATTCACTGACACTTCCTCCCTGAAACAGCATATGCGTAGCCATGCAGGAGAGCGGCCCATTTCCTGTAAGCAGTGTAGTGCATCTTTTTCATGAAAGGTTGACCTTTTGTGCCAGATGTCTTTGCACACTGGGGAGACATGCTAAAGGTCAGATGTGTGGAGTTCTTTTCTACATAAGCCGATTGATTGACCTTTAATGTGTAGCATTCCTTGACTAGGGGCCCGAGGTCATTTTCTGCTCCGTTCCTTTCGTCCTTCCGTTTCGTGTCCCAAAAGACCTGTCCGCCATCTAGCTTGAATAGGTGAATATCTGTGAATACTGAAACTTCTGTATGTTTACTACCACTTACTTGTAGTGTCACGAACCTACGTCATGATCTTTTGTAAGCCAGCATGAAAGTGATGGCTAATACatatatttgcctaaacttcgtcctcctGGCTTCAGACGGCTTCGTAAGCTCATCATTTGAAACCAAGTACTGTTTTATATATACAAAATAATTAAACACCATTTAAAATTGTCCAACTGCAGGATTCAAACACATGATGTCTTGTACAGAAGCCCGATATGGAAACCGTCATTACGCCATGGATGCATGCAttgacaagcggcatagaacaaCACCCTTATGATttactcgcgggcaagcgagcatgTTTTGACTTCGCCTTACCGAGGTGGAGTTAGAACGTAGACGAGAGTTtgcacagaaaaggaatgcctggctaaTGCAAGCAACCAGAAAATTGCACCTCCAACAAAAGCGAGAAGCTTCTGAAGAGGATGTGTTGGAAATAAGAAGAGTGTGTTGGTGAGCAAATTATGCGAGAAAAAAACACTACACTACAGTGACATTTCGTTCATTTACCAAAAACTAGATTGGTGGTAAAAACAAGTTTAATGGGGAGACCATCATACTGTGCGTGATATTCCTTGTAGTTGCTTATCTCTTAAAAttatgtatgaaagcctctaaccctacagctagaatagaactgccagaactttccaagttaatcaataagcgtaagacagctgacataaggtagtataatatggatagaattgaacatgctctcaggaacggaggaaccctaaaaaaaagtaaaaaagaaactaggaatagacaagaatcagatgtatgcgttacgCGACAAAGCCgataatatcattactaatatggatgagatagttcaagtggctgaggagttctatatagatttatacagtaccagtggcacccacaacgaaaatgtgagagagaatagaggaatttgaaatcccacaagtaacgccagaagaattaaagaaagccttgggagctatgcaaagggggaaggcagctggggaggatcaggtaacagcagatatgttgaaggatggcgggcagattgttctagaaaaactcgccAACCTCgttacgcaatgcctcgtgacctcgagcgtaccgcaatcttggaagaacgctagcataatcctaatccataagaaaggggacgccaaagacttgaaaaattatagaccgatcagcttactgtccgttgcctacaaactatttactaaggtaatcgcaaatagaatcaggaacaccttagacttctgtcaagcaaaggaccaggcaggattccgtaaaggctactcaacaatagatcatattcacactatcattcaggtgatagagaaatgtgcggaatctaaccaacccttacatatagctttcattgattacgagaaagcgtttgattctgtcgaaacctcagcagtcatagaggcgcattacggaatcggggtgtagacgagccgtatgtaaaaatactgaaagatatctatagcggctccgaagccaccgtagtcctccataaagaaagcaacaaaataccaataaagaaaggcatcaggcagggagatacgatctctccaatgctattcacagcgtgtttacaggaggtattcacagacctggattgggaagaattgggggataagaggtaatggagaatacctttataacttgcgattcgctgatgatattgccttgcttagtaactcaggggaccaattgcaatgcatgctcaatgacctggaaaGGCCAAGCAGAAGGGtagatctaaaaattaatctgcagaaaactgaagtaatgtttaacagtctcagaagagaacagcagtttacgataggtagcaaggcactggaaatggtaagggaatacatccacttagggcaggtagtgaccgtggatccggaccatgagactgaaataatcagaagaataagaatgggctggggtgcgtttggcaggaattctcagatcatgaacagcaggttgccattatccctcaagagaaaagtgtataacagctgtgtcttaccagtactcacgtatggagcagaaacctggaggcttactaaaaggcttctacttaagttgaggacgatgcaacgagctatggaaagaagaatgatgggtgttacgttaagagataagagaagagcagattgagtgaaggactaaacgcgagttaatgacatcttagttgaaatcaagaaaaagatatgggcatgggctggacatgtaatcaagagggaagataaccgatggtcattaagggttacggactggattctaagggaagggaggcgtagcagggggcggcagaaagttaggtgggcggatgagattaagaagtttgcaggcatggcatggccacaattagtacatgaccggggttgttggagaagtatgggagaggcctttgccctgcagtgggcgtaaccaggctgatgatgatgatgatgatctcttaAAATATGGCGGTCTTGATTTCACAGTATTACTGTACAGGCTTCAtaatcattggttcccgtcagtggactaaaacaacttgctctcgcgcacatctggtcagaataccagacatatgttcatgtttacacagacggctccgcgtcacctaaggcatcgacagcagctgtggtgataccagcccaacagatgactcgaggtttcatactagaccataattctacatcaaccgctgcagagcttgtggctattggggaagcgattcgccacatctgcggggaaagacctcaagagtggtgcattttcacggactcaaaacccgcgctgcacaTTTTGGGacgcttcctgcgccacaccgcatatcaggttctggcactgcagatcaccgagctactttcatgcgccctagaaaaacaccaccgcatagtgttccaatggatcccgggacactgtgggctcaacggtaatgagatggccgatgctgcagcaaggcgcgccctcagcaatggcctgcgaactgtagtgccattctcgagacaggacatcacatgcctcctgtcggaattaatgaggagtgcgacgagacgatactgggcccagccagacgctcgtcacgtctgCCTTAAAAGTCTGGATCCCGATaggaaatttcctattctgcgtggaattccacgccctcatacatgcctgatacacagactgcgattaggcgttgccttcacgcgcaaatatttgcacattatcggacggacagactccccggactgttcagtgtgtggcgctgtagagactatagaacatgtgctcgtggtgtgccctgagtatgcgcgcgaaagactgacaatggcagatacattgagacatttacacaatggaccactgtcggaggacctcttgctaggcgcatggccacagagttggcaaacgacagaaacaatgcgtgcactttcacgttccctaggtgacacgggcctggactcacgcctgtgataccagttgtgtaatgtgtccttcacctcgttcctcccattatcatcccccattgtgaccctttttcttccccttttccccttcccgtacgtagagtagcaggccagatgctccattatccggccgacctctctacattttccaatcattaaaatacttcttcttcttcataaGTAATGATTACAAAGAATGCTATGCACTATATGACAATTCCCCTGTGGGGCACTTCTGCCTTAACTTTTTATGGTAGTAGGTGATCTTAAACTTCAAGAGGGAAGGTAGCATTGCTGTCTAGCCATGAGAATTTCTTAAAGAGCGTCGTCATGTGACTTCACAGCTATGCCAGCATATTGAACACTTGTTTTACCATGAATATAAATTGCCGTAAAGTGTGTCTACGACTGTGAAAATAAGTTTCTTGAATATGCACATAATATGCAAAGTtagcaaagaaaacagaaaagtacAATTGAGGCCAGGGCAGTGTAGTATGGGCCTGGTATCCCACGCTACCTGCAAATATATTGATACATACGTGGTAGAGTTCACATTTGACATACTTGTGCTTCCTAGTTCAAGTGCATATGTTTTAATAACGTTATTTGCCAACACAGCAAGACTACCATGTTATACACTGTTTTAGTACAGACAAAATCACTTTGCAGCTTTATTGTTCTCAAGCTACTCACAAGGTGCAGAGCATAGCTTCAGTGCAGTTGGGCTTAAACTGTGCAATATCAGAGCTGTGGTTGTGCACTAGAAATCCCCATAGAACTGGTTGGCATTTGCATAATAAGGCCACCACATGACCAAGTAGATACTGGAACTCTAAAGAAGCCTGGCTTGAAATGGTTGGTGATACCTGTGGCATGAGTCACCTGCCGAAATATCCAGCATGTGGACTGGCGTGCAAGCTGTCCTGCAAGGTTACTGCCCTCACATGGTTCACATGAAGTGGTGACAGTATCGTGTTTCTCTCGCGCTTACTTCAAAATGCATGAAGATTACCATAAGGTAGCATACCACACCTATCAGGGTTGCTGTGTGGTTTACACACTTTGAGAAGCACACTGCACCAGTTATTTCAACCTGCAAAGCCAGTTTTcccctaaattaaaaaaaaaatttctagaTGTCTCTAGATTTTTGCAAGCATGCAGTTGTTCAGTTTGCCAATATGGTTCCATGTGAAGATAAATATCTGTTCTTCAAGTAGATTGCAAAAACtataattttaatttatttttaaccTTGAGTTTAAAAAGTTATAGATTCAAGTTTTAGTGACATCGCAGTGCAAGCTGTTGTGCTTACAGAGCTTCTTTTGAAGACATATACACAGGAGATGTCAGCATGTTTGTATTTGGCTCTACATATAAAGCAACATTTACAAGGGAAACCTTTTTGGAATTGTACCTAAGATGAGTGCCCAACCTCAGTTACACGTTGTAATGGTGCCGAAGGCGTGTGCTTTTTCATGACAGCAATGTAAACGATGTGCAATAAATTTTTCATGCCGTGTACCGGTGTAGCAGCATCACGTTTACGTGCTTCCATGTCATTTGCAGTGAAGCACGCCGAtacacagccaattttttttgctttttctttccttcatggTAAAATTCACTTAAATATGACACCTCTTGGGCTCTGTCAAGGTTTCTTTGCTCATGGAGGGTGCCTGGTAAATTTTCGTACACGTGCATAGTCAGCTGCTGCTCTTACATTGAAATTTGCTTCGCTGCTTTGTTTGGTGTTGTAGCATAAGTTTGTTTTGCCAGCTGCATATTGGTATTTCCTTCACTGTGCACAAAAATCAACAGCACAATGGCAGTAGTGCAAGAGTAGTACATTGTATTACTCTTGCACTATTGCCATTGTGCTGTTGATTAGCACTTCATTAACGAGCCCGGGGCACCcacagccagtt from the Dermacentor variabilis isolate Ectoservices chromosome 9, ASM5094787v1, whole genome shotgun sequence genome contains:
- the LOC142557028 gene encoding uncharacterized protein LOC142557028, whose translation is MCRQMIASYFQASLQTSWTASHQKFPWKYANLNLLTCTYPPVLISSMPSGSLEQDQLLVSVQGRLHLCQLCAYKTNDKTYMMEHLRTHTGERPFKCHLCPNTFARRCNLKRHVRSHTGERCYQCRLCPETFADSTTLKRHGLCHTGERPFCCVHCSASFSRRGNLNIHMSCHAGKEP